In the genome of Coraliomargarita algicola, one region contains:
- a CDS encoding M3 family metallopeptidase: MHPFLQNDFHIKWSTLTPSHIEADITKALNEAQAAVDAVAQQTAPLTYANTIAALDDGLETLNHAWGLVSHLDSVANSPELREAHNKMLPKVSEFFASIPLNEALWATLKAYGTQSETLSPTKRRYIQETLADFREAGADLPPEQKKRAGEIQSELAKLTQKYSENCLDATNAWEKIVTDKEQLSGLPESALDAARQSAEQKGKEGWRFTLQAPSYIPVMTYADSDALRKEVWQAYAAIGREGEHDNRELVRQILDLRHEFAQLVGQANFADHVTERRMAASGKAALSFGDEIFQKVRKQFEQEAEQLRQFKASLNSPLPNSDSPLLQPWEVGYWAEKQRKANYAFDEEALRPYFPIDRVISGMYQIAQQIFGLRIEERRTSNAQHRTSNKEEPTLDVQRSTFDVQCSTQGSAPEEPQTWHPEVKFYDLFDSETDEQLGSFYADWHPRESKRGGAWMNYLLTGNRDSSVGPRTPHLGLICGNLTPAVGDKPALLTHREVETIFHEFGHLLHHLCGEVEVKSLNGVNVPWDFVELPSQIMENWCWERESLDLFARHYETGEPIPEELFDKMLAARNYMKASANVRQLAFGKMDLELHIHWPESAKEDLDAFVENVLTGYSAEYKTKPKSNVFNFSHLFSSPTGYAAGYYSYKWAEVLDADAFTRFQQEGILNGETGRDFRSKILAKGNSEDPAQLYKDFMHRAPDPDALLRRDGLL, from the coding sequence ATGCATCCCTTCCTGCAAAACGACTTCCACATCAAGTGGTCCACGCTCACCCCCTCGCACATCGAGGCCGACATCACTAAAGCACTCAACGAAGCCCAGGCCGCCGTTGATGCCGTCGCCCAACAGACCGCTCCACTAACATACGCCAACACTATCGCCGCACTCGACGACGGCCTTGAAACACTCAACCATGCCTGGGGCCTGGTCAGCCACCTCGACTCCGTCGCCAACAGCCCGGAACTACGCGAAGCTCATAACAAGATGCTCCCCAAGGTCAGCGAGTTCTTTGCCAGCATCCCGCTCAACGAAGCACTCTGGGCCACCCTCAAAGCCTACGGCACACAAAGCGAAACACTCAGCCCCACCAAGCGACGCTACATTCAAGAGACACTCGCCGATTTTCGCGAGGCGGGCGCCGACCTGCCGCCCGAACAAAAGAAGCGTGCCGGAGAAATCCAAAGCGAACTCGCCAAGCTCACTCAGAAATATTCGGAAAACTGCCTGGATGCCACCAACGCCTGGGAGAAAATTGTCACCGACAAGGAACAACTTTCGGGTCTGCCGGAATCCGCACTGGATGCCGCCCGCCAAAGCGCCGAGCAAAAGGGCAAAGAAGGCTGGCGCTTCACGCTACAGGCGCCCAGCTACATCCCTGTCATGACCTACGCGGATAGCGATGCCCTGCGCAAGGAGGTCTGGCAGGCCTACGCCGCCATTGGCCGCGAAGGCGAACACGACAACCGCGAACTGGTCCGCCAAATCCTCGACCTACGCCACGAATTTGCCCAACTCGTCGGTCAGGCAAATTTCGCCGACCATGTCACCGAGCGCCGCATGGCTGCCTCCGGGAAAGCCGCACTCAGCTTCGGCGACGAAATCTTCCAAAAAGTCCGCAAACAATTCGAACAAGAAGCCGAGCAACTACGCCAATTCAAAGCATCTCTAAACTCCCCACTTCCCAATTCCGACTCCCCACTTCTTCAGCCCTGGGAAGTCGGCTACTGGGCCGAAAAGCAGCGCAAGGCCAACTACGCCTTCGACGAAGAAGCTCTGCGCCCCTACTTCCCGATCGATCGCGTCATCAGCGGGATGTACCAGATCGCACAACAAATCTTTGGGCTGCGCATTGAGGAACGTCGAACATCGAACGCCCAACATCGAACATCGAATAAGGAAGAACCCACACTCGACGTTCAGCGTTCAACGTTCGATGTTCAATGTTCAACCCAAGGTTCGGCTCCGGAGGAGCCGCAGACATGGCACCCCGAAGTTAAATTCTACGATCTTTTCGACTCGGAGACTGACGAACAACTCGGCTCTTTCTACGCCGACTGGCACCCGCGCGAGTCCAAGCGCGGCGGGGCATGGATGAATTACCTGCTCACCGGCAACCGCGACAGTTCTGTGGGCCCACGCACGCCGCACCTCGGCCTGATCTGCGGTAACCTCACTCCCGCCGTCGGCGACAAGCCCGCACTGCTCACTCACCGCGAAGTCGAAACCATCTTCCACGAATTCGGCCACCTGCTGCATCACCTTTGCGGCGAAGTCGAAGTCAAATCACTCAATGGTGTCAACGTGCCATGGGACTTTGTGGAATTACCCTCACAGATCATGGAAAACTGGTGCTGGGAGCGCGAGAGCCTCGACCTTTTCGCTCGTCACTACGAAACAGGCGAGCCGATCCCGGAGGAACTCTTCGACAAGATGCTGGCCGCGCGCAACTACATGAAAGCCAGCGCCAACGTGCGTCAGCTCGCCTTTGGCAAGATGGACTTGGAGCTCCACATCCACTGGCCAGAATCCGCCAAGGAAGACCTCGACGCCTTCGTCGAAAACGTGCTCACCGGCTACAGCGCGGAATACAAGACCAAGCCCAAGAGCAATGTCTTCAACTTCAGCCACCTCTTCAGCAGTCCGACGGGGTATGCGGCCGGCTACTACAGCTACAAGTGGGCGGAAGTTCTAGACGCCGACGCCTTCACCCGCTTCCAGCAAGAAGGCATCCTCAACGGCGAAACTGGCCGCGACTTCCGCAGCAAAATCCTAGCCAAGGGCAACTCCGAGGACCCCGCCCAACTCTACAAGGACTTCATGCACCGCGCCCCCGATCCCGACGCCCTACTGCGCCGCGACGGATTGCTTTAA
- a CDS encoding RsmE family RNA methyltransferase codes for MARYRSFLFPEASVESNLLTLDARESHHLVRVFRAKVGETVEVLDGRGTRHRGRIAAADAKAVRIEVDEIVRDALPMPRVTLLQSIPKGKTMDLILRMATEIGAARVQPVFTHQGDVQIKGERLLSKVEKWRVTMIESCKQCGLGYLPDLAAPTSLVDWLREHPAKTGTLRVVASLEDGSRPLREVLDAAGALQEVVVAVGPEGDFTAEEYAALAEAGFVPVRLGQNVLRAETAAAYILSVVDQCVAGGADLGQLEA; via the coding sequence ATGGCACGTTATCGATCCTTTTTGTTCCCTGAAGCTTCTGTGGAGTCCAATTTATTAACATTGGACGCGCGGGAGAGTCATCATTTGGTACGGGTTTTTCGGGCGAAGGTGGGCGAGACGGTGGAGGTTTTGGATGGTCGTGGCACGCGTCATAGGGGGCGCATTGCGGCTGCAGATGCCAAAGCGGTGCGAATTGAAGTGGACGAGATTGTGCGCGATGCGCTGCCGATGCCGCGTGTGACTTTGCTGCAGTCGATTCCCAAGGGGAAGACGATGGACCTCATCTTGCGCATGGCGACTGAGATCGGCGCTGCGCGGGTGCAGCCGGTTTTTACGCATCAGGGCGATGTGCAGATCAAGGGGGAACGCCTGCTCTCCAAAGTGGAGAAGTGGCGGGTGACGATGATCGAGTCCTGTAAGCAATGTGGCTTGGGCTATCTACCCGATTTGGCGGCGCCGACTTCTTTGGTCGATTGGTTGCGAGAGCATCCAGCAAAAACGGGGACTTTACGAGTGGTCGCTAGCTTGGAGGACGGGAGTCGGCCTCTGCGCGAGGTATTGGACGCGGCTGGGGCGCTGCAAGAAGTGGTGGTGGCAGTGGGGCCCGAGGGGGATTTCACAGCTGAGGAGTATGCCGCTTTAGCTGAGGCAGGCTTTGTTCCCGTGCGCCTCGGGCAAAATGTGCTGCGGGCGGAGACTGCGGCGGCCTATATTTTGAGTGTGGTGGATCAGTGTGTGGCCGGAGGTGCTGACTTAGGTCAGCTCGAAGCCTAA